Proteins encoded together in one Candidatus Poribacteria bacterium window:
- the glpK gene encoding glycerol kinase GlpK: MPNTACILSIDQGTTGTTALLVDVEGNIIAQGYQEFTQYYPHPGWVEHDPEEIWNATLQAIDALFAKENALNIVAIGIANQRETTIVWDRKTGKPIYPAIVWQCRRTAGQCALLEKQGVAEEIQAKTGLVIDAYFSGTKVAWILDHVSGARERAERGELAFGTVDTWLLWKLTDGAVHKTDYTNAARTLLFNINTLSWDETLLEILNVPKAILPEVCPSASNFGTASFYRNFWLETFGKNISLDGIPITGIAGDQQAALFGQLCIEPGMAKNTYGTGCFLMLNTGAEKVSTKTRLLTTLACSLDENPVYALEGSVFVAGAAVQWLRDGISIIKSASETEEIASRLPDSGGVFVVPAFTGLGAPYWDPDARGAILGLTRGSTGEQIIRATLESIAYQSAEVVKAMSTDAGMTLERLRVDGGAAANNFLMQFQADILGMDVERPAQIESTGLGATYLAGITTGVWTDIEELEANRGKQAKLENSTFKARVFSPQIDAKRRNEKLAQWEKAVQRIMS; this comes from the coding sequence ATGCCGAATACCGCTTGCATCCTTTCAATCGACCAAGGGACAACAGGCACTACAGCCCTCCTCGTTGATGTGGAGGGCAACATCATCGCACAAGGGTACCAAGAATTCACACAATACTATCCCCATCCGGGTTGGGTAGAACACGATCCGGAGGAGATCTGGAACGCCACTTTACAAGCAATAGACGCACTTTTTGCAAAAGAAAATGCGCTGAATATTGTTGCTATCGGAATTGCCAACCAACGCGAAACCACAATTGTTTGGGATAGGAAAACAGGAAAACCGATTTATCCAGCGATTGTGTGGCAGTGCCGCCGGACCGCCGGTCAATGTGCTCTCCTTGAAAAACAGGGCGTTGCCGAAGAGATCCAGGCAAAAACGGGGCTTGTAATTGATGCCTACTTTTCTGGGACAAAGGTTGCATGGATCTTAGATCACGTGAGTGGTGCTCGAGAACGTGCCGAACGCGGCGAACTTGCCTTTGGGACCGTAGATACGTGGCTGCTTTGGAAATTAACAGATGGTGCGGTCCATAAAACCGATTACACAAATGCCGCGCGGACGCTGCTCTTTAATATCAATACACTGTCATGGGACGAAACGCTTCTGGAGATTTTGAACGTTCCCAAAGCGATTCTCCCTGAAGTCTGTCCTTCTGCGAGCAACTTCGGCACAGCGAGTTTCTACCGGAATTTCTGGCTTGAAACCTTCGGGAAAAATATATCTCTGGATGGGATTCCGATCACTGGAATCGCGGGTGACCAGCAAGCCGCACTCTTCGGTCAATTGTGCATCGAACCGGGTATGGCGAAAAACACCTACGGGACGGGTTGTTTTCTCATGCTAAATACAGGTGCCGAAAAAGTGTCAACAAAAACTAGACTGCTGACAACACTCGCCTGTAGTTTAGACGAAAACCCCGTTTACGCATTGGAGGGAAGTGTATTTGTTGCAGGTGCGGCTGTCCAATGGCTTCGGGACGGTATCTCAATTATTAAGAGTGCGTCGGAAACGGAGGAAATTGCTTCCCGTCTACCAGATTCGGGGGGAGTCTTTGTTGTTCCAGCATTTACCGGACTCGGCGCGCCCTATTGGGATCCCGATGCGCGCGGTGCTATCCTCGGCTTAACGCGAGGCAGTACCGGTGAGCAAATCATCCGTGCTACGTTAGAATCAATTGCGTATCAATCCGCTGAGGTTGTCAAAGCGATGTCGACGGACGCGGGAATGACACTGGAGCGATTACGTGTTGATGGTGGTGCGGCTGCTAATAACTTTCTCATGCAGTTCCAAGCTGATATTTTGGGGATGGATGTAGAACGCCCCGCACAAATAGAATCAACAGGCTTGGGGGCTACGTACCTTGCGGGTATCACAACGGGTGTGTGGACTGATATCGAGGAACTTGAGGCAAATAGAGGTAAGCAAGCAAAGCTTGAAAACTCCACTTTTAAAGCGCGCGTCTTCTCACCACAAATAGACGCAAAGCGACGCAATGAAAAACTCGCGCAGTGGGAAAAGGCAGTGCAACGAATTATGAGTTAA